A genomic region of Streptosporangium lutulentum contains the following coding sequences:
- a CDS encoding LysR substrate-binding domain-containing protein, with the protein MFDLHRLRLLRELKHRGTLAAVAAALSYAPSSVSQQLSQLEAEVGVPLLEPVGRRVRLTEQAEILVAHTEAVLERLERAEAEIADSLTELTGTLRIASFQTAALALVPIALDLLRELHPHLRVHVRHMEPEKALPALQARDFDLVLAEEYPGNPNPRPAELEQEDLLSDPLHLAPPGLADSPDTESPMAALRSLSGHPWVMEPEGTAARHWALTLCRNAGFEPDIRFETTDLLLHLRLVEQKHAAAFLPDLVWSGRHPTGALRRLPRGQRARRIFTVVRRGRGRHPAILACRDALHQAVALRSRRTSAERGD; encoded by the coding sequence ATGTTCGACCTGCATCGACTGCGCCTGCTTCGCGAGCTCAAGCACCGCGGCACGCTGGCGGCCGTCGCCGCCGCCCTGTCCTACGCCCCCTCATCCGTCTCCCAGCAGCTCTCGCAGCTGGAAGCCGAAGTCGGCGTCCCATTGCTCGAACCGGTCGGGCGACGGGTACGGCTGACCGAGCAGGCCGAGATCCTTGTCGCCCACACCGAAGCGGTCCTCGAACGCCTGGAGCGCGCGGAAGCGGAGATCGCCGACTCCCTGACCGAGCTGACCGGCACCCTGCGCATCGCCTCGTTCCAGACGGCCGCCCTGGCCCTGGTCCCGATCGCGCTCGACCTGCTGCGCGAACTGCACCCGCACCTGCGCGTCCACGTCAGGCACATGGAACCGGAAAAGGCCCTGCCCGCCCTGCAAGCCCGCGACTTCGACCTGGTCCTCGCCGAGGAATATCCCGGCAACCCCAACCCGAGGCCCGCCGAACTCGAGCAGGAAGACCTGCTCAGCGACCCTCTCCACCTCGCACCGCCCGGACTGGCCGACAGCCCGGACACCGAGAGCCCGATGGCGGCGCTGCGCTCACTCTCCGGCCACCCCTGGGTGATGGAACCCGAAGGCACAGCCGCGCGGCACTGGGCCCTGACCCTGTGCCGCAACGCCGGCTTCGAACCCGACATCCGGTTCGAGACCACCGATCTCCTGCTCCACCTCCGCCTCGTCGAGCAGAAACACGCCGCCGCCTTCCTTCCCGACCTCGTCTGGAGCGGACGGCATCCGACCGGCGCACTGCGGCGGCTTCCCCGCGGTCAGCGCGCACGCCGCATCTTCACCGTGGTACGCCGCGGCCGCGGCCGGCA
- a CDS encoding M20/M25/M40 family metallo-hydrolase, producing the protein MTSPAPDTITVDRDRLWRSLMDLAEIGAYDDERTGLRGVDRLALTDADAAGRRQVITWMEQAGLAVRIDRMGNVYGRREGTDPTAAPVLTGSHIDSVATAGHLTVHPDLTNIVPARAELTVDLRNPDDAQMARAEEALAAFLRDLEKSRPGLSLTTRRMAKTAYVPFDEEVRKVIAQAADDHGLAYLSLLSGAGHDAQEIAALCPAAMIFVRGEYDGISHNPREYSTPEACAHGVDVLATTLLRLAGQD; encoded by the coding sequence ATGACGAGCCCCGCCCCCGACACGATCACCGTCGACCGCGACCGCCTGTGGCGGTCCCTGATGGACCTCGCCGAGATCGGCGCGTACGACGACGAGCGCACCGGCCTGCGCGGCGTCGACCGCCTCGCCCTGACCGACGCCGACGCGGCCGGCCGCCGGCAGGTCATCACGTGGATGGAGCAGGCCGGCCTGGCCGTCCGCATCGACCGGATGGGCAACGTCTACGGCCGCCGCGAGGGCACCGACCCCACCGCGGCCCCGGTCCTGACCGGCTCGCACATCGACAGCGTCGCCACCGCCGGCCACCTGACCGTCCACCCGGACCTGACCAACATCGTCCCGGCCCGCGCCGAGCTGACCGTCGACCTGCGCAACCCCGACGACGCCCAGATGGCCCGCGCAGAGGAAGCCCTCGCCGCGTTCCTTCGCGACCTGGAGAAGAGCCGGCCGGGCCTGTCGCTGACCACCCGGCGGATGGCCAAGACCGCCTACGTCCCCTTCGACGAGGAGGTGCGGAAGGTCATCGCGCAGGCCGCCGACGACCACGGCCTGGCGTACCTCTCCTTGCTCTCCGGCGCCGGCCACGACGCCCAGGAGATCGCCGCGCTCTGCCCGGCCGCCATGATCTTCGTCCGGGGTGAGTACGACGGCATCAGCCACAACCCCCGCGAGTACTCCACCCCCGAGGCGTGCGCCCACGGCGTCGACGTCCTGGCCACCACCCTCCTGCGCCTGGCCGGCCAGGACTGA
- a CDS encoding diaminopropionate ammonia-lyase, whose amino-acid sequence MPENASSLRTPPWSVRPGARTWRCAPAPAEVRDFHTALPGYSPTPLTELPPLAAESGVGRVFVKDESCRLGLPAFKALGASWAVHRALAERAASGEGSGPVTLVTATDGNHGRAVARTARLLGQRAHVFVPRGVHPRAVAAVAGEQAKVTEVSGSYDEAVRRAAEAVAAPDAILVQDTAWPGYERIPGWIVEGYSTLCAEIDEQLVAEGVAGGPDLVSIPVGVGSLAQAVVTHYRSRLSGRTPALLSVEPEAAACVLESLILGEPVSVTTGETVMAGLNCGTPSSIAWPYLRGGLDAAIAVPDAGSARAADHLSALGVSSGPCGAAALAGLRAALTGAGAEERRTALGLGPSSVVVLLSTEGPAANPHSTLDR is encoded by the coding sequence GTGCCTGAGAACGCTTCCTCGCTCCGTACGCCGCCGTGGTCCGTACGGCCCGGTGCCCGTACCTGGCGGTGTGCGCCCGCCCCCGCCGAGGTGCGGGACTTCCACACCGCGCTGCCCGGCTACTCACCCACCCCGCTGACCGAACTCCCGCCGCTGGCGGCCGAGTCGGGGGTCGGCCGGGTCTTCGTCAAGGACGAGTCGTGCCGTCTGGGGCTGCCCGCGTTCAAGGCGCTGGGCGCCTCCTGGGCGGTCCACCGCGCCCTTGCCGAGCGGGCCGCGAGCGGCGAGGGATCCGGTCCGGTCACCCTGGTGACCGCCACCGACGGCAACCACGGCCGGGCGGTGGCCCGCACGGCACGCCTGCTCGGGCAGCGCGCCCACGTCTTCGTCCCGCGGGGCGTGCATCCGCGGGCCGTGGCGGCCGTCGCCGGCGAACAGGCGAAGGTCACCGAGGTCTCGGGGTCGTACGACGAGGCCGTACGCCGGGCGGCCGAGGCCGTTGCCGCGCCGGACGCGATCCTGGTCCAGGACACCGCCTGGCCGGGCTATGAGCGGATCCCGGGGTGGATCGTCGAGGGCTACTCCACCCTCTGCGCCGAGATCGACGAGCAGCTGGTGGCCGAAGGGGTCGCCGGGGGGCCTGACCTCGTCTCCATACCGGTGGGTGTGGGGTCTCTGGCCCAGGCCGTCGTCACTCACTACCGCAGCCGCCTGTCCGGGCGGACTCCGGCGCTGTTGTCGGTGGAGCCGGAGGCCGCGGCCTGCGTCCTCGAAAGCCTCATCCTCGGCGAACCCGTCAGTGTCACCACCGGCGAGACCGTCATGGCCGGGCTGAACTGCGGCACCCCCTCCAGCATCGCCTGGCCCTACCTGCGCGGTGGGCTGGATGCCGCGATCGCCGTCCCCGACGCCGGCAGTGCCCGCGCGGCCGATCACCTCTCGGCCCTCGGGGTCTCCTCCGGCCCCTGCGGGGCCGCGGCGCTCGCCGGTCTGCGTGCCGCGCTCACCGGCGCGGGCGCCGAGGAACGCCGCACGGCGCTGGGGCTCGGCCCGTCCTCGGTGGTCGTGCTGCTGAGCACCGAGGGCCCGGCCGCCAACCCGCACTCCACCCTCGATCGCTGA
- a CDS encoding ArgE/DapE family deacylase has translation MIPETPSAPAAPGPLDSDPGRLLARLIAVDSVNPDLVPGGAGETVIADFCASWLAARGFEVHRLEKRPGRPSLVAIARGTGGGRSLMLNGHLDTVSLAGYDGDPLDPWIRDGRMFGRGTFDMKSGIAAMMVAAARATAHGPLRGDVLLACVADEEYGSSGTEEVLESFTADAAIVTEPSHLEVTLAHKGFAWFDVEVVGRAAHGSRPELGIDAIAKAGHFLVALEELGRRLARGPAHPLLGTGTVHASVIHGGEEPSTYPAHCRITLERRTVPGESADSVERELTAVLDRCAATVPGFRYRLTRGVHREPFEADPDALVVRTLTRHAERALGHPPVVRAEPFWTDCALLDRAGIPCLLFGVDGAGAHAATEYVDLASLDRLTGILTDTVADFCS, from the coding sequence ATGATCCCCGAAACCCCTTCGGCCCCAGCGGCTCCCGGCCCCCTGGACTCGGACCCCGGCCGGCTGCTGGCCCGGCTGATCGCCGTCGACTCCGTCAATCCGGACCTCGTACCCGGCGGGGCCGGCGAAACCGTCATCGCCGACTTCTGCGCCTCATGGCTGGCCGCCCGCGGCTTCGAGGTCCACCGCCTGGAAAAGCGCCCCGGCCGGCCCTCACTCGTCGCGATCGCCCGCGGCACCGGCGGTGGCCGCTCCCTCATGCTCAACGGCCACCTCGACACCGTCAGCCTCGCCGGCTACGACGGCGACCCGCTCGACCCGTGGATCCGCGACGGCAGGATGTTCGGCCGCGGCACCTTCGACATGAAAAGCGGCATCGCGGCCATGATGGTCGCCGCCGCCCGCGCCACCGCCCACGGGCCCCTGCGCGGCGACGTCCTCCTCGCCTGCGTCGCCGACGAGGAGTACGGCAGTTCGGGCACCGAGGAAGTGCTGGAGTCCTTCACCGCCGACGCGGCGATCGTCACCGAGCCGAGCCATCTCGAAGTCACCCTCGCCCACAAGGGCTTCGCCTGGTTCGACGTGGAGGTCGTGGGCCGCGCGGCCCACGGTTCGCGGCCCGAACTCGGCATCGACGCCATCGCCAAAGCCGGCCACTTCCTGGTCGCGCTGGAGGAACTGGGCCGGCGCCTCGCGCGGGGCCCGGCGCACCCCCTCCTGGGCACCGGCACCGTGCACGCCTCCGTCATCCATGGCGGGGAGGAGCCCTCCACCTACCCGGCGCACTGCCGCATCACCCTGGAGCGCCGCACCGTCCCCGGCGAGAGCGCCGACAGCGTGGAGCGGGAACTGACCGCCGTGCTCGACCGCTGTGCCGCCACGGTCCCCGGCTTCCGTTACCGGCTGACCCGCGGCGTGCACCGCGAGCCCTTCGAGGCCGACCCCGATGCCCTCGTCGTCCGCACCCTCACCCGCCACGCCGAGCGGGCCCTCGGCCACCCGCCCGTGGTGCGCGCCGAGCCCTTCTGGACCGACTGCGCCCTCCTTGATCGCGCGGGCATCCCCTGCCTGCTCTTCGGCGTCGACGGCGCGGGGGCCCACGCGGCCACCGAGTACGTCGACCTCGCCTCGCTCGACCGCCTCACCGGCATCCTCACCGACA